A stretch of the Aminipila terrae genome encodes the following:
- a CDS encoding thioredoxin family protein codes for MMGLFGFGKNKEVKNNCDCGCSSDRHKVSAEDSSCCCGGDCNAETMAAAEIKKTAGSSVKVLGSGCAKCNQLETATKEALEELGMDTSIDHVTDFVQIASYGVMTTPALVIDGKVVSFGKVLKKDDVINILKKVRV; via the coding sequence ATGATGGGATTGTTTGGTTTTGGTAAAAACAAGGAAGTTAAAAATAATTGTGATTGTGGTTGCTCTTCTGACAGGCACAAAGTATCTGCAGAAGATAGCAGCTGTTGCTGTGGTGGTGATTGCAATGCAGAAACAATGGCTGCCGCAGAAATCAAAAAAACAGCAGGTTCATCTGTTAAGGTTCTTGGCAGCGGATGTGCAAAATGTAATCAGCTCGAAACTGCAACAAAGGAGGCTCTTGAAGAACTTGGCATGGATACTTCCATTGACCATGTGACTGACTTTGTACAAATTGCTTCATATGGAGTAATGACTACCCCTGCCCTTGTAATAGACGGAAAGGTGGTGTCCTTTGGAAAGGTGTTAAAAAAGGATGATGTTATTAATATTTTAAAGAAGGTCAGAGTTTAA
- the speB gene encoding agmatinase, whose protein sequence is MVCYKPISSLNGPRFTGIKTFMRLPNIQTTKDVDFAIIGIPFDTASTFRTGSRFAPAAIRDMSVTIRSYHSGFGLNIPDILSGVDLGDINIVPGYIEESYEKIEQGMQPIVDDNVIPISIGGDHSITLAELRAVAKKHGPVALVQFDAHMDTIDSYLGEKYSHATSFRRAWEEGLIDTSHSIQVGIRSNFKTFKDIGFKVITADMIREQGLESVGKQIRERVGEKKAFLTFDIDFVDPAYAPGTGTMEVCGFTSSETLYLLRETKKINFVGFDLVEVIPAYDPNQITSFLAANIIQEFLGLIALNKVHSKKEELEI, encoded by the coding sequence GACAACAAAGGACGTTGATTTTGCGATTATTGGAATTCCCTTTGATACTGCCAGCACTTTTCGGACAGGCTCCAGATTTGCACCAGCAGCTATAAGGGATATGTCAGTGACTATCAGGTCTTATCATTCAGGTTTCGGATTAAATATACCAGATATACTATCAGGGGTTGATTTAGGAGATATTAATATTGTACCGGGATATATAGAAGAATCTTATGAAAAAATAGAGCAAGGGATGCAACCTATCGTGGATGATAATGTGATACCAATTTCAATAGGGGGAGATCATTCTATTACATTAGCTGAACTAAGAGCAGTGGCAAAAAAACATGGACCTGTTGCGCTTGTACAATTTGATGCACATATGGACACGATTGATTCTTATCTGGGGGAAAAGTACAGTCATGCCACTTCCTTCAGGCGGGCATGGGAAGAGGGGCTGATTGATACAAGCCATTCTATACAAGTTGGAATAAGAAGTAACTTTAAAACATTTAAAGATATCGGATTTAAAGTGATTACTGCAGATATGATACGAGAGCAGGGGCTTGAAAGTGTGGGAAAACAGATTAGAGAAAGAGTTGGAGAGAAAAAAGCTTTTTTAACTTTTGATATTGATTTTGTTGATCCAGCATATGCACCGGGGACAGGAACCATGGAAGTTTGTGGGTTTACAAGTAGTGAAACCTTATATTTGCTCAGGGAGACTAAAAAAATAAACTTTGTTGGATTTGACCTGGTTGAAGTGATTCCTGCCTATGACCCTAATCAAATCACCTCATTTTTAGCAGCCAACATTATTCAGGAATTTTTAGGGCTTATTGCTTTAAATAAGGTTCACAGCAAAAAGGAAGAATTAGAAATATAA
- a CDS encoding permease, protein MKIIESIWLFFQNQILGMKWINSLIGKGLSALGFDLDKTLGGSLQFFIYDTIKIFILLSILIYIISYIQSYFPPERTKRIISRFHGITANMLAALLGTITPFCSCSSIPLFIGFSSAGLPVGVTFSFLISSPMVDLGSLVLLMSIFGTRIALAYVVIGLIIAVIGGTLIEKFGMDKYVEEFIKSAGNVDIDSPELTKKERRIYAKEQVLATVKKVAPYIFIGVGIGAVIHNAIPQVWIETILGSNNPFSVILATIVGIPMYADIFGTIPVAESLFAKGAGLGTILSFMMAVTTLSLPSMIMLRKAVKPKLLLVFVSIVSVGIILNGYFFNAFSFLFV, encoded by the coding sequence ATGAAAATAATTGAAAGTATCTGGCTTTTTTTTCAGAATCAAATACTGGGAATGAAATGGATTAACAGCCTTATAGGGAAAGGCCTTTCTGCTTTAGGCTTTGACCTTGACAAAACATTAGGTGGCAGTTTGCAGTTTTTTATTTATGATACGATTAAGATTTTTATCTTATTATCGATTCTTATTTACATCATTTCATATATTCAGAGCTACTTTCCACCAGAGCGTACTAAAAGGATTATAAGTCGGTTTCATGGAATTACAGCAAATATGCTTGCTGCTTTACTTGGTACCATAACTCCTTTCTGCTCCTGTTCTTCCATTCCTCTTTTTATTGGGTTTAGCAGTGCAGGACTTCCTGTTGGAGTTACATTTTCCTTTCTCATTTCTTCACCAATGGTTGATCTTGGTTCACTGGTTTTACTTATGAGCATATTTGGAACCAGAATTGCTCTCGCTTATGTGGTAATTGGACTTATCATTGCTGTAATCGGAGGCACACTCATTGAAAAATTTGGCATGGATAAATATGTGGAGGAGTTTATTAAATCTGCCGGAAATGTAGACATTGACAGCCCAGAACTCACAAAAAAGGAACGTCGTATATATGCTAAAGAACAAGTTCTAGCAACTGTAAAAAAAGTAGCCCCATATATTTTCATTGGCGTAGGTATTGGAGCTGTCATTCATAATGCTATTCCTCAGGTATGGATTGAAACGATACTTGGCAGCAATAATCCGTTTTCTGTTATTCTGGCTACTATTGTAGGAATTCCAATGTATGCGGATATTTTTGGAACCATTCCAGTGGCAGAAAGCTTGTTTGCAAAAGGTGCCGGCCTGGGAACAATTCTTTCATTTATGATGGCGGTTACTACATTATCATTACCATCTATGATTATGCTTCGTAAAGCAGTAAAACCTAAGTTGCTGCTGGTATTTGTAAGCATTGTATCAGTTGGTATTATTCTTAATGGTTATTTCTTTAATGCATTTTCATTTTTATTTGTTTAA
- a CDS encoding prolyl-tRNA synthetase associated domain-containing protein, with protein sequence MDLYTKVDEKLKELGITFEIVEHEPALTTEQADSFIEGIEGVRTKTMFLTNKKKTAFYLLIMDDKKRLDMNQFKEIVGEKQVKMASSDSLFQKMMLPPGVVSPFGLQNNEDHDIKVYFDKEIMPEKRMSFHPNTNKKTIFIESPDLVKYLKAIGYEANIIQLNAPEDVD encoded by the coding sequence ATGGATTTGTATACAAAAGTTGACGAGAAGTTGAAAGAATTAGGGATTACTTTTGAAATAGTGGAACATGAACCTGCATTAACTACAGAACAAGCAGACAGCTTTATCGAAGGAATTGAAGGTGTTAGAACAAAAACAATGTTTTTAACAAATAAGAAGAAAACAGCCTTCTATCTTCTAATTATGGATGATAAGAAAAGACTAGATATGAATCAGTTTAAGGAAATTGTAGGCGAAAAGCAGGTCAAAATGGCATCTTCAGATAGCTTATTTCAAAAAATGATGCTTCCTCCTGGAGTTGTCTCACCATTTGGCCTTCAAAACAACGAAGACCATGATATAAAGGTATATTTTGATAAGGAAATAATGCCAGAGAAAAGAATGAGTTTCCACCCAAATACAAATAAAAAAACAATTTTCATTGAATCTCCAGATCTAGTAAAGTATTTAAAAGCTATTGGTTACGAAGCAAATATTATCCAACTGAATGCTCCTGAAGATGTTGATTGA
- a CDS encoding stage IV sporulation protein A — protein sequence MSEATVKEILTDALMQFPASQINFYFPGFVEGLTKEHWIKAAIISGIKDWIKELDNVEQVKQSIGTLEDGQLISGITITNMDLGTGDIDVQVEMVSGLFYKVVEEMMEQPVKNDYEFFELLKEFAASKKAYDKLKDAMVQVEESGYGIVQPKLSEMVLDEPEIFKQGNKYGVCLRAKAPSLHIIKTNISTEISPIVGTEKQSEDLVKYLLTEFESEPSKIWETNIFGKSLQEMVTEQMENKLSNVPDHIRGKVQKSLQKISDEGKDYFICIIL from the coding sequence ATGAGTGAAGCTACTGTAAAGGAGATTCTTACAGACGCATTGATGCAATTCCCGGCTTCACAGATTAATTTCTATTTCCCAGGATTTGTGGAAGGACTTACGAAAGAGCATTGGATTAAAGCGGCAATTATATCTGGAATTAAGGATTGGATTAAGGAACTGGATAATGTTGAACAGGTAAAACAGTCCATTGGTACCCTGGAAGATGGACAGTTGATTTCAGGAATTACCATTACAAATATGGATCTTGGAACTGGAGATATAGATGTCCAGGTTGAAATGGTAAGTGGTCTGTTCTATAAAGTTGTTGAAGAGATGATGGAACAGCCAGTTAAAAATGACTATGAATTCTTTGAACTTTTGAAAGAGTTTGCAGCTTCTAAAAAGGCATATGATAAATTGAAAGATGCCATGGTACAGGTGGAAGAAAGCGGATACGGAATCGTTCAGCCTAAACTGTCAGAAATGGTTCTGGATGAACCGGAGATATTTAAGCAAGGAAACAAATATGGTGTTTGTCTGAGAGCAAAAGCACCGTCCCTTCATATTATTAAAACTAATATTTCAACGGAAATTTCTCCGATTGTGGGAACAGAAAAGCAGTCTGAAGACCTGGTCAAATACTTACTTACTGAATTTGAAAGTGAACCATCAAAAATCTGGGAAACTAATATATTCGGAAAATCCCTGCAGGAAATGGTTACAGAACAGATGGAGAATAAATTGTCAAATGTTCCTGACCACATCAGAGGTAAAGTGCAGAAGTCCCTTCAGAAAATCAGTGATGAAGGAAAAGACTACTTTATTTGCATAATATTATAA